TGACTGAATGACGCGCAACGTCGGTATCGTCGGCGGCGGCCACACCAAGTGGGGCGTCCGCGAGGCCAGCTACAAGGACCTGATCCAGGAGGCCGGCAAGGCCGCCTTCGACGACACCCCCGGAGTAGAGCCCGGAGACGTCGAGGGGCTCTTCGTCGGCTCGGTCCAGCCCGAGCGGTTCGCGTTCCAGACCCACGTCGCGCCGATGGTCGCCGAGTTGGTCGGCGTCGACGTCGACAGTATGATCGCGCGGACCGAACTCGCCTGCGCGAGCGGGCAGGCCGCGCTCCGCTACGCGTGGCTCGCCATCGCGGCCGGCCAACTCGACACGGCGCTCGTCTTGGGCGTCGAGAAGATGAACCTCCCGCGGGAGTACTCCGCGGAGGCCCAGACGAGTATGGCGAACGTGATGGACCGGGAGTTCGACGGCGTCAACGGCTTCAACGCGCCGCCGTACTTCGCGATGATCGCCCAGCGGCACATGCACGAGTACGGCACCACGCGCGAGCAGCTCGCGCAGGTCGCCGCGAAGAATAAGACCCACGCCGCCTCCAACGCGTTCGCGCAGTTCCAAAAGGAGGTCTCCGTCGAGGACGTCTACGACTCCTTCGAGCTGTCGCCGCCGCTGTGCCTGTACGACTGCAGCGGCGTCACCGACGGCGCCGCGGCGCTGGTCCTGATGAGCGAGGAGAAAGCGCGCGAGGTCACAGACGAGGCCGCCTGGATCACCGGCA
This is a stretch of genomic DNA from Halobellus sp. MBLA0158. It encodes these proteins:
- a CDS encoding thiolase C-terminal domain-containing protein, producing the protein MTRNVGIVGGGHTKWGVREASYKDLIQEAGKAAFDDTPGVEPGDVEGLFVGSVQPERFAFQTHVAPMVAELVGVDVDSMIARTELACASGQAALRYAWLAIAAGQLDTALVLGVEKMNLPREYSAEAQTSMANVMDREFDGVNGFNAPPYFAMIAQRHMHEYGTTREQLAQVAAKNKTHAASNAFAQFQKEVSVEDVYDSFELSPPLCLYDCSGVTDGAAALVLMSEEKAREVTDEAAWITGSGQACFASNSINNLPSFSAWPQATTAAEQAYDQAGIDDPVDELDVAEVHDCFSISEIVEYEALGWAEEGEGGKFIEEGRSELDGDIAVNPRGGLLGCGHPLGATGVSQALEVYNQFRGTVESERQVPDPENGLIHNLSGSASVHSVMTLSRERP